TGGCGACCTGCGCATTATACGGAGCGCCGGTGCCAGAGCCAGTGGCAGATGACCGAATCGCCGTTGGGATGCGTCGCGCCATGACTGGAAAATGCCCACCACTCGGTTAACATGCCCGACTTGAACCTGTTACCAAGGCCGCACTGTGTCTTTTGGCCCGACCTGCAAACGCCCTTTATTACTGCTGACTGCCCTGCTCAGCGGCCCCAGTGTGGCTGACGACCTGTTCGTCGACAGCCAGGCTTTGCCGCAAGTGCTCACCGCCACCCGCCTCAAGCAATCGCCAGCGGCGGTGCCGGGCAGCATGACCGTGCTCGACAACGAGCTGATCCGCGCCAGCGGCGCCCGCGACATACCCGAACTGCTGCGCCTGGTGCCGGGGATGATGATCGGCTACGGCGCCGGCAACCAGCCGACGGTCAACTACCACGGCAGCAACGTCAACGATGCCCGGCGCATGCAGGTGCTGATCGACGGCCGCTCGGTGTACCGCGCAGGCCTGGCCACGGTGGACTGGAGCGATATCCCGCTGGCCATGGAAGACATCGAGCGCATCGAGGTGTTCCGCGGCCCCAACACCGTCAGTTACGGCGCCAATGCGCTGATGGCGGTGGTCAATATCCTTACCCGCAGCCCGGCCGACAGCCACGGCACGCGCTTGAAAGTCACCCGTGGCCAGCGCGGCATCAATGACTGGTACGCAAGCCAGGGCCTGGGCTGGGACGGTGGCGACCTGCGTCTGTCATTGTCGGGCATGCAGGACGACGGCTTCGACGAGAACCACCTGGGCCAGGACTACCGCGACAGCCGCCGCCTGAACCGCCTGAACCTCAGCGCCAGCCACACCCTGGCCAGCAACCAGAGCCTGGAGTGGCAGTTCGCGGCCAAAGAAGGCAGTGACCAGCGTCCTTATACCTATAAACCAGTGTTTCCCTACGTTACTGCCGCCGGCAACAACGCCGACCTCAACGCCAAGGATTACGCCGGCTCGCTGCGCTGGAACATCGACTTCAACCCGAACCATAGCCTGTACATCCAGGGCTCGGCCCAGCACTGGGAACGTGAACAGGTGTGGCGCGCCTGCGATGCGGCGCTGTCGTTCAGCCCGCAACTGACCCAGCTCTGGCGCCTGAACCCGAACTACGCCGAGCAGGTGGCGCGCAACATCACCTCACCCCTGCCCGCCGGCAGCAGCGAGGAGACCGCGCTGGCAACGCAAGTCCAGCAGCAATGGCGCAACGGCGGCGCGCAGCAGGTGTGCGGCGACATCGACCAGAGCACCCGGGAAACCCGCTACGACCTTGAAGTGCAGGACACCCTGAGCCTGTCCGACAGCCTGCGCCTGGTCAGTGGCGCCAATTACCGCTACGACCGCGCCGACTCGCAGACTTACTTCAATGGCAGCCTCGACGACAGCACCTGGCGCCTGTTCGGCCACCTGGAATGGCGCGCCGACGAGCACTGGATCCTCCAGGGCGGGGCCATGTACGAAGATACCCGGCTGTCCGGCAGCTCGCTGACCCCGCGGGTGGCGGTCAACTACCTGATCACCCCGCGCCATGGCCTGCGCGCGGTGTACTCGGAGGCGGTGCGCTCGCCGGACATGTTCGAGAACAACGTCAACTGGAGCTACCGGGTCAATAACCTGGAACCTGGCGCCTTCGGCCAGCGCGACGCCGATTACTTCGTCAAGACCCGCGGCCCGGGCGATCTCGAGCAAGAGCGCATGCGCTCGCGGGAACTGGGCTATAACGGTTACTTCGCCGATGCCGACCTGAGCGTCGACCTCAAGCTGTTCTACGACGAAATCACCGGCATGATCAGCGAACCGCTGCGCAACAACCAGTACATTGCCAGCAACAGCAACAAGGCCCGCTTCAGCGGCAGCGAAGCGCAGCTGGACTGGCGCCTGAGCCCGGCCGATCGCCTGCGCCTGACCTACGCCTACGTCGATGCCTGGGCCAGCAACCCAGCCGACCGGCGCCTGAGCGCCCACAACAGCGGTTCGGCCGGCTGGCTGCGGAACTGGGGCGGCGGCTGGTCCAGTGCGCTGTTCTACTACGGCGACGATGCCCTCAACCAGTACCGCTTCGAACGCGTCGATTTACGCGTGGCCAAGCACCTGCGCTGGAATCGTACCAGCCTGGAGCTGGCCGGCATGCTCCAGCAGCGCCTGGATGACGAGCCGACGACCATCTACGACAACCGCTACGACAGCCGTCACGTGCTGTCTTTCAGTGCGGAGCTGGCGTTCTGATGCGCCGCCTGCGGCGCTGGCTGCTGCTGGTCTGCCTGTGGCCCCTGGGCAGCCTGTCGGCCAGTGAGATCCTGCTCACTGCCAGCCAGGACAACCCCGGCGTACGCAGCTTCGTCGACGCCTTGCGCGAGCGCCGCCCGGCCGACCAGGTGCGCTTCGTGCCGGTGGCCGAGCTGCCACGACCGAGCCAGATTAAAGCCGCCACCCGCTTGATCCTGCTCGATGGCGCCAGCCTCGAATGGCGCCTGAGCGAAAGCGCCGGTCCACCTGCGCTGGCCTTGCGCGTCAGCCGCGTCCAGGCCCAACAGCGTCTGGGCAGCCTGCGCCCGCCTTACCTGAGCCTGCTATGGAGCGACCCGCCGCTGGCCCGCCAGCTGCGCCTGACCCGCTACCTGTTGCCGCAGGCCAAGCGCGTGGGCGTGCTGTATGCCGAGCACAGCCAGTTTCTGCTCGACGAGTTGCGCAAGGCGGCCAGCCCGTTGGGCCTGGAGATCATCGCCGAAGCCTGGCCAGACCTGCGCGACAGCCGCCCACTGCAAAGTCTTCTGCAAAACAGCGATGTACTGCTGGGCATCGACGATCCACAGTTGTACAACTCGAAAACGGCGAAAAACGTTCTGCTCAGCAGCTATGGCCGGCAAATGGCGCTGATCGGGCCTAATGCCGGCTTCGTCAAGGCCGGCGCCCTGGCCAGTACCCTGAGCGATCAGGACGACTGGCTGGCGGTGCTCGAGCGGCTGCTCGACCAGGCCCCCAATCGCTGGCCACGCACGCTCTATCCGGATCACTTCAACGTGCTCGGCAACCAGCAGGTGGCCCGCGCCCTGGGCATCGAAGCGATTGACCCGTCCGCCGCCGCCCTGGCCCTGGCCGAAGGAGAAAGCACACCATGAGACGGCGCCTGAGCTGGGACATCCACACCCGCACGCAGATCATCAGCCTCGGCCCGGCCCTGTTGCTGACCCTGCTGCTGATCAGCTTCTTTACCTTCGTGCGTATCCAGGATTTGCGCCAGGAGCTCAACCACACCGGTCAGTTGATCGCCAACCAGTTGGCCCCGGCCTCCGAATACGGGGTAATCGCCGGTAATAACGAAGTGCTCGAAAGCCTCATGCGCGCGACCTTGAGCATCCCCCACGTGCGCTTTCTCGAGGTCCAGGACAGCAGCAACCATATCCTCGTGTATGTCGAGCAGCCGGACGAAAGCAACAACCGCGCACAGCAGGTCGAAGTGTTCCAGGCCCCCATTCGC
This portion of the Pseudomonas sp. SORT22 genome encodes:
- a CDS encoding TonB-dependent receptor codes for the protein MSFGPTCKRPLLLLTALLSGPSVADDLFVDSQALPQVLTATRLKQSPAAVPGSMTVLDNELIRASGARDIPELLRLVPGMMIGYGAGNQPTVNYHGSNVNDARRMQVLIDGRSVYRAGLATVDWSDIPLAMEDIERIEVFRGPNTVSYGANALMAVVNILTRSPADSHGTRLKVTRGQRGINDWYASQGLGWDGGDLRLSLSGMQDDGFDENHLGQDYRDSRRLNRLNLSASHTLASNQSLEWQFAAKEGSDQRPYTYKPVFPYVTAAGNNADLNAKDYAGSLRWNIDFNPNHSLYIQGSAQHWEREQVWRACDAALSFSPQLTQLWRLNPNYAEQVARNITSPLPAGSSEETALATQVQQQWRNGGAQQVCGDIDQSTRETRYDLEVQDTLSLSDSLRLVSGANYRYDRADSQTYFNGSLDDSTWRLFGHLEWRADEHWILQGGAMYEDTRLSGSSLTPRVAVNYLITPRHGLRAVYSEAVRSPDMFENNVNWSYRVNNLEPGAFGQRDADYFVKTRGPGDLEQERMRSRELGYNGYFADADLSVDLKLFYDEITGMISEPLRNNQYIASNSNKARFSGSEAQLDWRLSPADRLRLTYAYVDAWASNPADRRLSAHNSGSAGWLRNWGGGWSSALFYYGDDALNQYRFERVDLRVAKHLRWNRTSLELAGMLQQRLDDEPTTIYDNRYDSRHVLSFSAELAF
- a CDS encoding ABC transporter substrate-binding protein, producing MRRLRRWLLLVCLWPLGSLSASEILLTASQDNPGVRSFVDALRERRPADQVRFVPVAELPRPSQIKAATRLILLDGASLEWRLSESAGPPALALRVSRVQAQQRLGSLRPPYLSLLWSDPPLARQLRLTRYLLPQAKRVGVLYAEHSQFLLDELRKAASPLGLEIIAEAWPDLRDSRPLQSLLQNSDVLLGIDDPQLYNSKTAKNVLLSSYGRQMALIGPNAGFVKAGALASTLSDQDDWLAVLERLLDQAPNRWPRTLYPDHFNVLGNQQVARALGIEAIDPSAAALALAEGESTP